Proteins from a genomic interval of Trifolium pratense cultivar HEN17-A07 linkage group LG6, ARS_RC_1.1, whole genome shotgun sequence:
- the LOC123892743 gene encoding WD repeat-containing protein GTS1: METIAAMDVEEQPSPTPNNVKRFGLKNSIQTNFGEDYVFQIIPKDDWSAMAVSLSTNAVKLYSPVLGQYYGECKGHSATINQILFSGHSNDPHILSSCSSDGTIRAWDTRTFQQVSTINAGPSQEIFSFSIGGPCGNLIAAGCDSQVLIWDRRYNKQMACLEDSHVDDVTQVHFVPGEPGKLISASVDGLICIFDTSGDIDDDDHLDLVINVGTSIAKVGFFEENYQKLWCLTHIETLGIWDWKDSRNEVNFSDARTLASESWNLDHVDYFVDCHYSKEAEKLWLIGGTNAGTLGYFPVNYNGMATIGAAEAILEGGHTGIVRSVLPMSRVHNEIGSSSSHSSGIFGWTGGEDGRLCCWLSDDSPQKNQSWISSSLIMKPERTCKKNRHHPY; this comes from the exons ATGGAAACAATTGCGGCCATGGATGTTGAGGAACAACCTTCGCCCACACCCAACAACGTTAAACGCTTCGGTCTTAAAAACTCCATTCAAACTAATTTCGGCGAAGACTATGTTTTCCAAATCATCCCAAA GGATGATTGGAGTGCAATGGCGGTTTCACTGTCAACGAATGCAGTGAAATTGTATTCACCGGTGTTGGGTCAATATTATGGAGAGTGCAAGGGTCACTCTGCAACTATCAATCAGATTTTGTTTTCGGGTCATTCTAATGATCCTCATATTCTAAGCTCATGTTCTTCAGATGGTACTATCAGAGCTTGGGACACAAGAACCTTTCAGCAG GTTTCTACCATCAATGCCGGTCCTTCACAAGAAATCTTCAGCTTTTCTATTGGAGGACCTTGTGGAAATTTAATTGCTGCTGGTTGTGATTCACAG GTACTCATATGGGATCGGAGATATAACAAGCAAATGGCATGCCTGGAAGATTCTCATGTGGACGATGTTACTCAG GTTCATTTTGTCCCTGGTGAACCAGGCAAGCTCATTTCGGCTTCAGTAGACGGGTTGATCTGCATATTTGATACCAGTGGAgatattgatgatgatgatcatctAGATTTA GTGATTAATGTGGGGACTTCAATTGCAAAGGTGggattttttgaagaaaattatcAGAAACTTTGGTGTTTAACACATATTGAAACTCTTGG TATCTGGGACTGGAAAGATAGTAGAAATGAAGTAAACTTCTCAGATGCACGGACTTTAGCTTCTGAAAGTTGGAATTTGGATCAT GTTGACTATTTTGTTGATTGTCACTACTCCAAAGAAGCCGAAAAACTATGGTTGATTGGCGGCACAAATGCGGGTACATTGGGTTACTTTCCTGTAAATTACAATGGAATGGCAACAATTGGAGCTGCAGAAGCAATTCTCGAAGGTGGCCATACAGGTATTGTTAGAAGTGTTCTACCTATGTCCAGAGTTCATAATGAAATCGGTAGCAGTAGTAGTCATAGCTCGGGCATTTTTGGATGGACGGGTGGGGAAGATGGAAGACTATGTTGTTGGTTGTCTGATGATTCCCCTCAAAAAAATCAATCTTGGATTTCAAGTTCATTGATTATGAAACCAGAAAGAACTTGCAAGAAAAATCGTCATCATCCCTACTAA
- the LOC123889369 gene encoding phytochrome A-associated F-box protein produces MLSELTDDIILNILWKIEDDPRDWARLSCVSTKLNSLIHDFCWKNKTSLIIPSQLLVSSSQDHSLHKLPFCCPGLVHAGILFNTADSPEENQHQQSITSSSSTPSCSLVQQSNECSTYWSLYDDLYHDTLYADSESNHQQEQEESKENTIRTGVVDVPPESKKIKVNGSLSSHLATGKWTLSREQGSKLLARQFRDDCLYVCDWPGCVHLEEKRKYRVFRGVFMNFKKTRVWKTVNDCSNRRKIDLPCAFCSCNHTWDLHSAFCLRRGFGYHDDGEPVVRAFVCDNGHVSGAWTDVPMYT; encoded by the coding sequence ATGTTGTCAGAATTAACAGATGACATAATTCTCAACATACTATGGAAAATTGAAGATGACCCTCGTGATTGGGCTCGTCTTTCTTGTGTTTCCACAAAACTCAATTCTTTAATCCATGATTTCTGTTGGAAAAACAAAACTTCTCTTATAATTCCTTCACAACTTCTTGTTTCTTCATCACAAGATCATTCTCTTCACAAATTACCCTTTTGTTGTCCTGGTCTTGTTCATGCTGGTATCCTCTTCAACACTGCTGATTCACCTGAAGAAAACCAACATCAACAATCcataacttcatcatcatcaacacctTCATGTTCTCTTGTTCAGCAGTCAAATGAATGTTCTACTTATTGGTCACTTTATGATGATCTTTATCATGATACCCTTTATGCAGATTCTGAATCTAATCATCAACAAGAGCAAGAAGAATCCAAAGAGAATACGATTAGAACTGGGGTGGTTGATGTTCCACCAGAatctaagaaaataaaagttaatggGTCATTGAGTTCACATTTAGCTACTGGAAAATGGACACTTAGCAGAGAACAAGGAAGTAAGTTACTTGCAAGACAATTTCGTGATGATTGTTTATATGTTTGTGATTGGCCAGGTTGTGTTCATTTGgaagagaaaagaaagtatAGAGTTTTTAGAGGTGTTTTTATGAATTTCAAAAAGACACGTGTTTGGAAAACTGTTAATGATTGTAGTAATCGGAGGAAAATTGATTTGCCATGTGCTTTTTGTTCTTGTAATCATACTTGGGATCTTCATTCTGCTTTTTGTTTGAGAAGAGGATTTGGTTATCATGATGATGGTGAACCTGTTGTTAGAGCATTTGTTTGTGATAATGGTCATGTTTCTGGTGCTTGGACTGATGTTCCTATGTACACTTga
- the LOC123889790 gene encoding uncharacterized protein OsI_027940-like — translation MSRHPEVKWAQRVDKVYITVQLADSKDAKVDLTPEGDFIFSGSAGAGDNQYELKLELFDKVNVEESKINVGVRSIFCVVQKAESGWWKKLLRGEGKPPHYVKVDWDKWADEDEDEAGDVDMGGMDFSKFGDDGMGGMGGLGGMGGLGGMGGLGGMEGLGGLGGMGGLGGMDFSKFAGMGGDALDDVDESDDEDQEVSKPGEQAATEHDAVKIAGEAATESKEATPST, via the exons ATGAG TCGTCATCCTGAGGTTAAGTGGGCACAGAGAGTAGACAAGGTCTACATCACAGTGCAGTTGGCTGATTCCAAAGATGCTAAAGTCGATCTTACTCCAGAAGGTGATTTTATCTTTTCTGGCAGTGCTGGAGCTGGTGACAATCAGTATGAGCTGAAACTGGAGCTCTTTGACAAGGTTAATGTAGAG GAGAGCAAAATCAATGTAGGAGTGCGAAGCATATTCTGTGTAGTGCAGAAGGCGGAGAGTGGATGGTGGAAGAAGTTGCTGCGTGGAGAAGGCAAGCCTCCACATTATGTGAAAGTAGATTGGGATAAATGGGCtgatgaagatgaggatgaag cTGGTGATGTGGACATGGGAGGAATGGATTTCTCG AAATTTGGCGATGATGGAATGGGAGGCATGGGAGGCCTGGGTGGAATGGGAGGCTTGGGTGGAATGGGAGGCCTTGGCGGAATGGAAGGATTGGGAGGATTGGGAGGAATGGGAGGACTAGGAGGAATGGACTTCTCT AAATTTGCTGGGATGGGTGGTGATGCATTGGATGATGTTGACGAAAGTGACGATGAAG ATCAAGAGGTGTCGAAGCCTGGAGAACAAGCTGCTACTGAGCATGATGCTGTCAAGATAGCTGGTGAGGCAGCCACAGAGAGTAAAGAAGCTACTCCAAGCACATAA
- the LOC123889370 gene encoding universal stress protein PHOS32-like, which produces MAQVSEKQVMVVGIDDSNYSSYALEWTLDHLITTLPNPIFKLVLVYAKPSVSSTVGFVGPGAAEVLPIVDADLKKTATLVIDEAKEICTKRSVKDIVVEVVEGDARNVLCDAVEKHHASILVLGSHGYGAIKRAVLGSVSDYCAHHAHCTVMIVKKPKTKH; this is translated from the exons ATGGCTCAGGTTTCAGAGAAACAAGTGATGGTTGTTGGCATCGATGACAGTAATTATAGCTCCTATGCTCTTGAATGGACTCTTGATCATTTGATTACTACACTGCCAAATCCAATCTTCAAACTTGTTCTTGTTTATGCCAAACCTTCTGTTAGTTCTACTGTTGGATTTGTCGGTCccg GAGCTGCTGAGGTTTTGCCTATTGTGGATGCTGATTTGAAAAAAACTGCTACTTTAGTTATTGACGAAGCTAAAGAAATCTGCACCAAGAGATCg GTAAAAGACATAGTAGTGGAAGTGGTGGAAGGTGATGCTAGAAATGTTCTCTGTGATGCTGTGGAGAAGCACCATGCATCAATATTGGTTCTTGGTAGTCATGGTTATGGGGCTATAAAAAG GGCGGTATTAGGCAGTGTAAGTGACTACTGTGCTCATCATGCTCATTGCACTGTGATGATcgtgaagaagccaaaaaccaAACACTGA
- the LOC123893054 gene encoding E3 ubiquitin-protein ligase BAH1: MKFCKKYQEYMQGQQQKKLPEVGLKKLKKILKKCRRDSSQSHKPSQTCPNQCTVCDGTFFPSLLSEMSEIVGCFNERAQKLLELHLASGFKKYILWFKGKVHKNHTALIQEGEDLVTYALINATAIRKILKKYDKIHYSKQGQLFKSQIQTMHKEILQSPWLCELMAFHINLRETKVESRKETALFDECRLTFKDGKPSLTCDLFDSIKIDLDLTCSICLDTVFDPVSLTCGHIFCYICACSAASVSIVDGLKAANPKEKCPLCRERAVYEGAVHLEELNILLGRSCQEYWKQRLQSERVERIKQIKEHWDSQCRGIMGV; the protein is encoded by the exons AtgaaattctgcaaaaaatacCAAGAATACATGCAAGGTCAGCAGCAGAAGAAGCTTCCTGAGGTTGGATTGAAGAAGctcaaaaaaatcttgaagaaatGCCGTAGAGATTCTTCTCAATCTCATAAACCATCCCAAACATGTCCCAATCAATGCACAG TGTGTGATGGAACATTCTTCCCTTCACTTCTCAGTGAAATGTCTGAGATAGTTGGTTGCTTTAATGAACGTGCACAGAAATTGCTTGAGCTGCATCTTGCTTCTGGTTTCAAAAAGTACATTTTATGGTTCAAAGGAAAAGTTCATAAAAATCATACTGCTCTTATTCAAGAAGGTGAAGATCTGGTTACTTATGCACTCATAAATGCCACCGCAATCCGAAAAATCCTAAAGAAATATGATAAG ATTCATTATTCGAAGCAAGGACAGTTGTTTAAGTCACAGATTCAGACTATGCACAAGGAAATTCTTCAAAGTCCATGGCTTTGTGAGCTTATGGCATTCCACATTAATTTAAGAGAAACCAAGGTCGAATCGAGGAAGGAAACTGCTTTGTTTGATGAATGTCGTCTCACATTTAAGGATGGAAAACCATCACTTACTTGTGACCTCTTTGATTCTATCAAAATTGATCTTGACTTGACTTGTTCTATATGCTTG GACACAGTGTTTGATCCAGTTTCTCTGACTTGCGGTCATATATTCTGTTACATTTGTGCTTGCTCAGCTGCATCAGTATCTATTGTCGATGGACTTAAGGCAGCAAATCCTAAAGAAAAATGTCCTCTATGCCGAGAG CGTGCAGTTTATGAAGGCGCTGTACACTTAGAAGAACTAAATATTCTGTTAGGCCGAAG CTGTCAAGAATACTGGAAACAACGGCTTCAATCCGAGAGGGTAGAGAGGATTAAGCAAATAAAGGAACACTGGGATTCACAGTGTAGAGGGATCATGGGCGTTTAA